A single window of Jiangella alkaliphila DNA harbors:
- a CDS encoding ArsR/SmtB family transcription factor, with protein sequence MSNQSADAAFDALGEPVRRRILELLRDGPTPVGKLAERLPVGRPAVSKHLRVLSGAGLIEHRSVGTRNLYALAPDGLAAVQEWLVGTWDVALDAYAAEVARATPEPEEDER encoded by the coding sequence ATGAGTAACCAATCAGCGGATGCGGCGTTCGACGCCCTCGGCGAGCCCGTGCGGCGGCGCATCCTCGAGTTGTTGCGCGACGGCCCGACGCCCGTCGGCAAGCTGGCCGAGCGACTGCCGGTCGGCCGGCCCGCCGTGAGCAAGCACCTGCGGGTACTCAGCGGCGCCGGGCTGATCGAGCACCGCAGCGTGGGCACCCGCAACCTCTACGCGCTGGCGCCGGACGGGCTGGCGGCCGTGCAGGAGTGGCTGGTCGGCACCTGGGACGTCGCGCTCGACGCGTATGCCGCCGAGGTCGCCCGCGCCACGCCCGAACCGGAGGAGGACGAGCGATGA